The Gemmatimonadaceae bacterium genome has a window encoding:
- a CDS encoding ATP-binding cassette domain-containing protein, with translation MHFSARGLRKQYAAGTPGCSAVARVLCGVNLELAPADIVGIAGARGAGKTTLVRCVAGLARPDAGALHWGPAAQRPRVVSLSPAAYPFDTVRDVIERASSDSAVDPCRLAEMIGALGLAAAADTAQVALTTDERARLALAIGLATQHALLLLDGTCDALAAGSRAAVRDRLRAHAAAGGAVLLAGRDGIALAALADRVVELRDGVLHSMGEAGHRPASARVAEAPASPEVR, from the coding sequence ATGCACTTCTCCGCGCGAGGACTCCGAAAGCAGTATGCCGCAGGCACACCCGGCTGCTCGGCCGTGGCGCGCGTGTTGTGCGGCGTGAACCTCGAGCTCGCACCGGCCGACATCGTCGGCATCGCCGGAGCGCGGGGCGCCGGCAAGACCACGCTGGTCCGCTGCGTGGCCGGACTCGCGCGCCCCGACGCCGGCGCCCTGCACTGGGGGCCGGCCGCGCAGCGCCCCCGCGTCGTGTCCCTGTCGCCGGCCGCGTATCCGTTCGATACCGTGCGCGACGTGATCGAGCGGGCGTCCAGCGATTCCGCCGTCGATCCCTGCCGCTTGGCCGAGATGATCGGCGCGCTCGGGTTGGCGGCGGCCGCCGACACGGCGCAGGTGGCGCTCACCACCGACGAGCGGGCGCGCCTGGCGCTCGCCATCGGACTCGCCACGCAACACGCCCTGCTCCTCCTCGACGGCACCTGCGACGCCCTCGCCGCCGGGTCCCGCGCCGCCGTCCGCGATCGCCTGCGCGCACACGCGGCGGCCGGGGGCGCCGTGCTCCTCGCCGGCCGCGACGGCATCGCCCTAGCCGCGCTCGCGGACCGCGTCGTCGAACTCCGCGACGGCGTGCTGCATTCCATGGGCGAGGCCGGCCATCGTCCGGCGTCGGCGCGCGTGGCCGAAGCGCCGGCCAGCCCGGAGGTCCGTTGA
- a CDS encoding AI-2E family transporter, giving the protein MSAETQRRFRYAPALAATVLTVLILWLVGSVADVLMLLFLGILIALYLNALAGALRRHLRLPARLAFPAALLVSIGALVLLANMLVPPVVTQTQELLKLLPQYISTWQTTLETTIARIPALADTIQPGQHSIVLALYDQLTNTLQDVVPKLFAGVHVAISIFSVGVMAIYLAVHPEVYCDLTVSLFPPVRRRFVRHLLGELGDTLRAFIVAQLFTMTVLGILTGIGLYALNVPYALTFGVFTGLAAIVPFFGTLLSTTLPALFVLNTPDGGTRALLVLGLGVVIHLIEGNLVSPLVMSEKVDLPPVLCILGVLVIGELLGPVGLLIAVPTLAIVMVLMRRILIHGIYDGGLVVDPEATPAPSLLTSERFPPASP; this is encoded by the coding sequence TTGAGCGCCGAGACCCAGCGGCGTTTCAGATACGCGCCCGCGCTCGCGGCGACGGTCCTCACCGTCCTCATCCTGTGGCTGGTCGGGTCCGTCGCCGATGTCTTGATGCTGCTGTTCCTGGGCATCCTCATCGCGCTCTATCTCAATGCGCTCGCCGGTGCCTTGCGGCGGCACCTGCGTCTGCCGGCCCGCCTGGCGTTCCCCGCGGCCCTCCTGGTCAGTATCGGGGCCCTCGTCCTGCTCGCCAACATGCTCGTGCCCCCTGTGGTCACGCAGACGCAGGAACTGCTCAAGCTGCTGCCCCAGTACATCAGCACGTGGCAGACCACCCTCGAAACCACCATCGCGCGCATTCCCGCCCTGGCCGACACCATCCAGCCGGGCCAGCACAGCATCGTGCTCGCGCTCTACGACCAGCTCACCAACACCCTCCAGGACGTCGTGCCCAAGCTGTTCGCCGGCGTCCACGTGGCCATCAGCATCTTCTCCGTGGGCGTGATGGCCATCTATCTCGCCGTGCACCCGGAGGTCTACTGCGACCTGACCGTGTCGCTCTTCCCGCCGGTGCGGCGCCGGTTCGTCCGCCACCTGCTCGGCGAGCTCGGCGATACGCTCCGCGCCTTCATCGTTGCCCAGCTCTTCACGATGACGGTGCTCGGCATCCTCACCGGCATCGGCCTCTACGCCCTCAACGTTCCCTATGCCCTCACCTTCGGTGTGTTCACTGGGCTGGCCGCGATCGTGCCGTTCTTCGGCACGCTCCTCTCCACCACGCTGCCGGCGTTGTTCGTGCTCAATACGCCCGACGGCGGCACCCGCGCGCTGCTCGTGCTCGGACTGGGCGTGGTCATCCACCTCATCGAAGGCAATCTCGTTTCGCCGTTGGTGATGTCCGAGAAAGTCGATCTCCCGCCGGTGCTGTGCATCCTCGGCGTGCTCGTGATCGGCGAACTCCTCGGGCCGGTCGGATTGCTGATCGCCGTGCCCACGCTCGCCATCGTCATGGTGCTCATGCGTCGGATCCTCATTCACGGCATCTACGACGGCGGGCTGGTGGTCGATCCCGAGGCGACGCCGGCCCCGTCGCTCCTGACCTCCGAGCGATTCCCGCCCGCTTCCCCCTGA
- the rpmG gene encoding 50S ribosomal protein L33, translating to MPREKIILACSECKNRNYFTMKNRRTHPERVEWKKYCPRCDKHQVHKETK from the coding sequence ATGCCTCGCGAAAAAATCATCCTCGCGTGCAGCGAGTGCAAGAACCGGAACTACTTCACCATGAAGAATCGGCGCACCCATCCGGAGCGCGTCGAGTGGAAGAAGTACTGTCCGCGTTGCGATAAGCACCAGGTGCACAAGGAAACCAAGTAA
- the cysS gene encoding cysteine--tRNA ligase, translated as MVMPAPEFRLYNTLTRQVEPFAPADGDTVRFYSCGPTVYNPAHLGNFRTFLFNDLLRRALRLRGWKVRQVMNLTDVDDKIIKRASEQGVTIGEITGPITTVFQADREYLRIEPAEAYPRATEFIPQMIALVQRLVKAGVAYQADDGSVYFAIARFPQYGRLSRLDTREIKAGARVAQDDYAKENAQDFALWKAAKDEDERVGAAWESPWGRGRPGWHLECSAMAMDLLGDTLDIHTGGVDLVFPHHEDEIAQSEAATGKPFARFWCHGAFLLTDGTKMAKRVGNVSTVQGLREAHVSAAAIRHFVFSAHYRKELNLSDDALDASGEAVRRVGDFAERLAQAAGGTPALAAAAGDAVAAFEAALFDDLNAPRAVGALFTFISAANAELDRRGSDSAALGVARAAFARMNGVLDLIPDRTVDDPALVAWVEGQLVARREARARRDFAEADRIRSELTERGIAIEDTPSGTKWKRVG; from the coding sequence ATGGTCATGCCGGCGCCGGAATTCCGCCTCTACAACACGCTCACTCGACAGGTGGAGCCGTTCGCGCCCGCCGACGGGGACACCGTACGCTTCTACAGCTGCGGACCCACCGTCTACAACCCCGCGCATCTGGGCAACTTCCGCACGTTCCTGTTCAACGACCTGCTGCGCCGCGCGCTCAGGCTGCGCGGGTGGAAGGTGCGCCAGGTGATGAATCTCACGGACGTCGACGACAAGATCATCAAGCGCGCGTCGGAGCAGGGCGTGACGATCGGCGAGATCACGGGGCCGATCACGACCGTCTTCCAGGCCGACCGCGAGTACCTGCGCATCGAACCCGCCGAGGCGTATCCCAGAGCCACCGAGTTCATCCCGCAGATGATCGCGCTCGTCCAACGGCTGGTGAAGGCGGGCGTCGCTTATCAAGCCGACGACGGATCGGTGTACTTCGCCATCGCCCGGTTTCCGCAGTACGGCCGCCTGTCGCGCCTCGACACGCGCGAGATCAAGGCCGGCGCGCGCGTGGCGCAGGACGACTACGCCAAGGAGAACGCCCAGGACTTCGCGCTGTGGAAGGCGGCCAAGGACGAGGACGAGCGGGTGGGCGCGGCGTGGGAGTCCCCGTGGGGCCGCGGGCGCCCGGGCTGGCATCTGGAATGCTCGGCGATGGCCATGGATCTGCTGGGGGACACGCTCGACATCCACACCGGCGGGGTCGATCTCGTGTTCCCGCACCACGAGGACGAGATCGCGCAGTCCGAGGCCGCCACCGGCAAGCCGTTCGCGCGGTTCTGGTGCCATGGGGCGTTCCTGCTCACCGACGGCACGAAGATGGCCAAGCGGGTGGGGAACGTGAGCACCGTGCAGGGGCTTCGCGAGGCGCACGTGTCGGCGGCGGCCATCCGCCACTTCGTGTTCAGCGCGCACTACCGCAAGGAGCTGAACCTGTCCGACGACGCGCTCGACGCGAGCGGCGAAGCGGTGCGGCGGGTGGGCGATTTCGCGGAGCGGTTGGCCCAGGCCGCGGGCGGCACGCCGGCGTTGGCCGCGGCGGCGGGCGACGCCGTGGCGGCGTTCGAGGCGGCGCTGTTCGACGATCTCAACGCGCCGCGGGCCGTTGGGGCGCTGTTCACGTTCATCAGCGCGGCCAACGCCGAGCTCGACCGTCGCGGATCGGACTCGGCGGCGCTGGGCGTGGCCCGCGCGGCATTTGCCCGGATGAACGGCGTGCTCGACCTCATTCCCGACCGCACCGTGGACGATCCGGCGCTGGTGGCGTGGGTGGAGGGGCAACTGGTGGCGCGGCGGGAAGCCCGTGCGCGGCGGGACTTTGCGGAAGCCGACCGGATCCGCTCGGAGCTCACGGAGCGGGGAATCGCGATCGAGGATACGCCGTCGGGCACCAAGTGGAAGCGTGTGGGGTAG
- the nusG gene encoding transcription termination/antitermination protein NusG — MELRWYAIQTTSGHENKVRSLVQRKIDQDSRPSVDRMIRQALVPTQEVVEIKNGKKVNVERKLFPGYVLVEMDMNQETLHVINSIQGVIKFVGQDRLPQPLRPDEVNRLLGIAEEVEAQEPVEEIPFLVGQAVAITEGPFTDFNGTVEEVIPDKGKVRVSVSLFGRPTSVELDYLQLKAY; from the coding sequence ATGGAGCTTCGCTGGTACGCCATCCAGACCACGTCCGGGCACGAGAACAAGGTCCGGTCGCTGGTCCAGCGCAAGATCGATCAGGATTCGCGTCCCTCCGTGGATCGGATGATCCGCCAGGCGCTGGTGCCGACGCAGGAAGTGGTGGAGATCAAGAACGGCAAGAAGGTCAATGTGGAACGCAAGCTGTTCCCGGGATACGTGCTGGTCGAGATGGACATGAATCAGGAAACCCTGCATGTCATCAACTCGATCCAGGGCGTGATCAAGTTCGTGGGACAGGATCGCCTTCCGCAGCCGCTGCGGCCGGACGAGGTCAACCGGTTGCTCGGCATCGCCGAGGAAGTCGAAGCGCAGGAGCCGGTGGAGGAGATTCCGTTCCTCGTCGGGCAGGCGGTGGCGATCACCGAAGGACCGTTCACCGATTTCAACGGCACGGTCGAAGAGGTGATCCCCGACAAGGGCAAGGTGCGGGTCTCGGTGTCGCTGTTCG
- a CDS encoding DUF1611 domain-containing protein, which translates to MTPRPRFLILAEGAFNPVRSKTANACIRYTPDRVAAVLDSTQRGKTAQQVLGFGGAIPVVGSVDEGLAHRPNALLIGIAPQGGQLPPEWRGIIRRVLDDGLDVWSGLHTLLGDDPEFTAHATSSGATIHDLRRPPRDLEVARGRVRDVAATVVLTVGTDCNIGKMTAALQLLDGLRAKGHRVAFAGTGQTGILVDGRGISVDAVIADFIAGAAERLVLDAARDADIVLVEGQGSIIHPSYSGVTYGLLHGALPHAQVMCAQPSRTAIRHNEWMAIPPLPEFIRLHERVVLRPAPVIAVALNTYDMDDAAARAAVERTARDTGLPTTDPVRFDPAPVVDAIDAFHRTRPR; encoded by the coding sequence ATGACCCCCCGTCCGCGCTTCCTGATCCTCGCCGAAGGTGCGTTCAATCCGGTTCGCTCCAAGACCGCGAACGCCTGCATCCGCTACACCCCCGACCGCGTGGCCGCGGTCCTCGACTCCACCCAGCGCGGCAAGACCGCGCAGCAGGTGCTCGGCTTCGGCGGCGCCATCCCCGTGGTCGGCTCGGTGGACGAGGGCCTCGCCCATCGCCCCAATGCGCTGCTCATCGGCATCGCCCCGCAGGGCGGCCAGCTCCCGCCCGAGTGGCGCGGCATCATTCGCCGCGTGCTCGACGACGGGCTCGACGTATGGAGCGGACTCCACACCCTGCTCGGCGACGACCCGGAATTCACCGCCCACGCCACGTCGTCCGGCGCCACGATCCACGACCTGCGGCGTCCGCCGCGCGATCTCGAGGTGGCCCGCGGCCGCGTGCGCGACGTGGCCGCCACGGTCGTCCTCACCGTGGGCACCGACTGCAACATCGGCAAGATGACGGCGGCCCTCCAACTCCTCGACGGACTCCGCGCCAAGGGCCACCGCGTCGCGTTCGCCGGCACCGGACAGACCGGCATCCTCGTCGACGGCCGGGGCATCTCGGTGGACGCCGTGATCGCCGACTTCATCGCCGGCGCCGCCGAACGCCTCGTGCTCGACGCCGCCAGGGACGCCGACATCGTGCTCGTCGAAGGGCAGGGCTCGATCATCCATCCCAGCTACTCCGGGGTGACGTACGGACTCCTGCACGGCGCGCTTCCCCACGCGCAGGTGATGTGCGCGCAACCGTCGCGCACCGCCATCCGCCACAACGAGTGGATGGCCATTCCGCCGCTGCCCGAATTCATCCGGCTCCACGAGCGCGTGGTGCTGCGCCCCGCTCCCGTGATCGCCGTCGCCCTCAACACGTACGACATGGACGACGCCGCCGCGCGCGCGGCGGTGGAGCGCACGGCCCGCGACACCGGCCTCCCCACCACCGATCCGGTGCGGTTCGATCCGGCGCCGGTGGTCGACGCCATCGACGCCTTTCACCGCACGCGTCCGCGCTGA
- the secE gene encoding preprotein translocase subunit SecE — protein MADVPHEVGEPKVGAIRSTIAYYHAVVGEMKKVTWPDFPQVRSATVAIVIFVLAIGMVITILDFILNGLLVRLLPSLFLGH, from the coding sequence ATGGCCGACGTGCCGCACGAAGTGGGTGAGCCGAAGGTTGGCGCCATCCGCAGCACCATCGCGTACTACCATGCCGTCGTGGGTGAGATGAAGAAGGTCACGTGGCCGGATTTCCCGCAGGTGCGGTCGGCCACCGTGGCCATCGTGATCTTCGTGCTCGCCATCGGCATGGTGATCACGATCCTGGATTTCATCCTGAACGGCCTGCTCGTGCGGCTGTTGCCGTCGTTGTTCCTGGGCCATTGA
- a CDS encoding mechanosensitive ion channel family protein yields MLFPAVVALQGPVHVPYTLGELAESAKQLGVILVACAVAWIAVRVVAARIETMARSARGEEWGPAREQRARTLALLLRNSGRTLVVVVGGIMALHAFGVDTNPLLAVSGVLGLAISFGSQSLVRDYVTGFFLQFEHQFGLGDAVRIGGVEGTVEDLTLRLVYVRAATGALHIIPNGQILQVTNLSRAWRRASVSVDVPWHAAEAAAKTLGAVAGGLAGDAAWATRLLDPPTVTGIEKFGPGTVTLGITTRVKPGDLDATAGELRRRVQAAFARDQVPTVPIPLAPSTTL; encoded by the coding sequence GTGCTTTTCCCGGCTGTCGTCGCCCTGCAGGGGCCCGTGCACGTTCCGTATACGCTTGGCGAACTCGCCGAGTCGGCCAAGCAGCTCGGCGTCATCCTCGTGGCCTGCGCCGTGGCCTGGATCGCCGTGCGCGTCGTCGCCGCGCGCATCGAGACGATGGCGCGCTCGGCGCGCGGCGAGGAATGGGGGCCGGCCCGCGAGCAGCGCGCCCGCACGCTCGCCCTCCTGCTGCGCAATTCGGGGCGCACCCTCGTCGTGGTCGTCGGCGGCATCATGGCGCTGCACGCCTTCGGGGTCGACACCAACCCGCTGCTCGCCGTGTCGGGCGTGCTCGGCCTCGCGATCTCGTTCGGTTCGCAGAGCCTCGTGCGCGATTACGTCACCGGGTTCTTCCTCCAGTTCGAGCACCAGTTCGGGCTCGGCGACGCCGTGCGCATCGGCGGCGTGGAAGGCACGGTGGAGGACCTCACGCTGCGTCTGGTGTACGTGCGCGCCGCCACCGGCGCGCTGCACATCATTCCCAACGGCCAGATCCTGCAGGTCACCAACCTGTCGCGCGCCTGGCGCCGCGCCTCGGTGAGCGTGGACGTGCCCTGGCATGCCGCCGAAGCCGCGGCCAAGACGCTGGGCGCCGTGGCTGGTGGGCTGGCCGGCGACGCGGCCTGGGCGACCCGGTTGCTCGACCCGCCCACGGTCACCGGCATCGAGAAGTTCGGCCCCGGCACCGTGACGCTCGGCATCACCACGCGCGTCAAGCCGGGGGATCTCGACGCCACGGCCGGCGAACTGCGGCGCCGCGTGCAGGCCGCGTTCGCGCGCGACCAGGTGCCCACCGTGCCGATCCCGCTGGCGCCCTCCACTACATTGTGA